Below is a window of Apis mellifera strain DH4 linkage group LG15, Amel_HAv3.1, whole genome shotgun sequence DNA.
taatgcaatttagaacatgtatgtatatatatatatatatatatatatgtatatattacgtaaaaaactatatatttggTCGAGAATGCGTAGGTTGATTTTGTTGTGGCATATAACCGATACGTTCTTGAATTTCGCTTTGCGGTACTTTACCACCCCACGAAGGAGGATTAAATGTTGGCGGTCTTTCTGATTCTTTCTTAGCTTCAAGAGCTTTCCTCATTGCTTCATATTCTTGCAGATCATCTAATCGTAAGTCGATTCTTGTTGGACTTCGTCGTATCATTTTAACTAAGAAGAAGTTCAATGCacctttttttcaatataaaagtattcagCAAGCTGATGATTCACTGGAATATGAAGAAtgttagtaataaaaatcaaaaaatgaacatttactttttttaatccttaatACTAGATACATAATTATCTACAGTATatcataacataataatttattttaaaatacttttatatacttCTGGTTTTAaagtgttaatttttattaaaaatagaaattttaataaattaaaatttttttattgtatttcgtattatgtaaatgaaaaaaaaaatcattttgtatatattatatagtacttATATATGTTACACAATACACAGGGAATAaacttaaattcattataaaactaataaatatattaaaaaataaaataaatatgataataaaattgatttaataaaaaaatattaatattcaaattgataaaatataaaatatttaaaatgaaaataaaaaattatttatacgggGTAAAGAACCATATAAAGACACCCCTGAACGTTAGGTTAAGATGGCGGATTACAAGGAATAGATAACTGGCcagtaataattctaaaataaataatacttttaagaATGCATAGATTACTGAGCCATTTATATTCgcgaaaatgatatttttcctACGATATTTCATACGAATAGTTCATAGATTCGCATCATTTACAGAACTAGCGTGAAAATGTGGGTACAACAAGGGATTTGGCCGCCGTAAACACGCTTCTGATCGAGTGCTAcaattttcgttaattttgtCACGGCGGCAAGCACTCCTTTTtagtaaattgtaaataattgtaaattaagcACCAGGCAACGAAGCACCAGCACGAAAGGATGCTTTACTTGGAAGATTATGTTGAAAGTACGTAAAAACGAGGCATGCTCTGCTTACCCAGCTTCTCAAGAAAGTTACTAACCTTTCCGAATATACTCTCTCACACAAACATCAGAAACATTTCTCAAAGCGAATATcttagttaatattatattatcacatataattatttaaatgctaCCTTTTATTTTAGTGCCAAATTAAATACCGcgtaatatgaataattacttGACATACTgttcttcataaattttagGTTAGTTGTATGTTTTCTAAATAGTCTATAATTTCTTTGCTCTTACCAATATATTTTGGAGTTaagttgtaatttataatattttttatgactaTAATGTTAACATTATAACGATtagattaaatagataaatattatttattcttctatatttgattcttttaattttgagtTTGTTTGGTTATGTTGACCTTCTTCTTTTGCGTTTCAGTGATCGAGCACCTTCCTCAAGAATTAAGAGACCGGTTCACAGAAATGAGAGAAATGGATTTAGGTGTACAGAGTATGTACTCAATTATATAGTactctaaatttatatttaaattttatatctatgaatttaaatctacttctatttaaaatatatttatgtttcttgtaaattatgttaataaatgaataatgaataataattattgcagaTTCAATGGAcagtttagaaaaaaaagtaaagatttttttcgcaaATGCAAAGAAAATGAAACCTAGTGAAAAGGAAGCAGAATATGAAGCTATTAgaagagaatattataaaactttggAAGATGCAGATGAGAAGGTGCATTTAGCCAATCAGATGTATGACTTAGTAGATAGATATTTGAGGAGATTAGACCAGGAACTGcacaaatttaaaatggaattaGAAGCAGATAATAAAGGTATCACAGAAATATTGGAGAAGAGATCACTGGAATTAGATCAACCACCCACAAATAGTAGTCAAAAAGAGAATCGATATAGCTTTACAACATCCAGTAGGTCACGAGACAATCATAGTCATTGTACGTattctttctaattatatattttatttaatataatagataatttatatttatataaaccaTTATAGCTCGggcagaaaaaagaagagattcaAATGCATCTTCTACATCAATAGAAAAACGCTTagctatagaaaaaatttcaccAAGTCTTCCTGAATCGCGACCAGCTTCTGTAAATTCAGGACCAATTATTGCCGCTACTAGCGTGCCATCTACCCCTACAGCAATCGCGAATTCTGTTGGTTCAGTGAGTTATAATCTCGGTCATATAGGAGCTGGTGGAAATGCCATAGCAGCTGCAGCATCGCAAGCAATTGCTGCGACGCAACAAATGCAACATGGCAGACGTACTGCTAGTTTAAAAGCTAGTTACGAAGCCATCAATACTGGAGGTATACATGCAGCCGAATTTAGTAGAGAATTAGCTGGTGCTGCCATTGCAGCTAtacaagaaacaaataaaaaacataaaaagtatgcattaaaagatttttataattttatttgtgaaaattttcgcTTTCTAAACAaatgttatttcatattttagaaaagtaaCAACTGCTGTACCAAGTTCAAGTGTAGTTGCTGCCTCAGTTCAACAACCAGTATCACCTCCAGTTATAACTACAAATACACAAGTCGTAGATTCTGATAATCCAGATTGGACTTATGATCCAAATGAACCAAGATATTGTATATGTAATCAAGTATCTTATGGAGATATGGTTGCCTGTGACAATTCAGAcgtaaatttctattattatattatatttctgtatcaatcaaatgaaaatatttatatatttaataattaatttttctttttattattaatttcttatagtGTCCTTTTGAATGGTTTCACTATCCATGTGTGGGTATCACTGCACCTCCAAAAGGAAAGTGGTACTGTCCTCAATGTACATCTTCTATGAAGAGACGCGGAGGTCGAAAAAACTGATTGTGCTATAATCAGTGCAAatataatgagaaaaaattgatactaCCTCTTAGGCATTGTCCGTCAAGTACCAACTTAGTTAGGAAGCTATTAATTCTGATTTTATAtgactttttaaatatgtttaaagtTTAAGTCATGATCTTATCTGGTCTTGATCTTGTCCCACAAAACTTAAATTTCTGTTTTTACAGCAGAAAAGAGCAGTTTTTTTTACTGCGTTTTGTAGACATAATGAAAGGATCAAATGGTGTAAAAAGTTGGCTTTAAACAAATTCTGTtacataaaaaagattttgacatacaaatattgcaattattttttaatactttttgcaCCATTCTATACCGTGACCATTagatagtttataaatttacattgaaaaatgatCTTTTCCTCTGGTATATAATACGATCCATTGACTGAAATACCAGAGGTGATTTTCATtgtgaatttttcgaaatttatgtttttagtTCACGCAATATCGAGcaattttcgtatatttacGTCCTCGTGTTAGTTCAGACGTGCTTAGTATCTCGCTGAATTGACGACTATGCGAGCAATAACATTTTAAGTGTTCTATGctttaagaaagaaacaaaacaaaCGAAAGACAGAGAGATAAAAGCGATAACAAATTGTGAAAATACTACTTTCGAAATGAAGGAATGTAGCAACttgatgtataaataaattgaacaatgcagatttattatttgtgtTATTGAcattcataaatgaaaaataaaaaaataatgacagCTTCTATCTATTACCAATGAATTACGTTAGATTCAAAtgtcatttttttgttttaaatggaATCCTATTTTATGTGAAGAATATCACAAAATctcataaaaagatataatgcgatcgtaaaaatattttgattattaaataaatatattgtcaaataacatataaaatgcAGTATCAATTGTATTCTCGATTGATAATTTACGATCATATTGTATCTTTGGATGAATTATACTATGctggaatatttcatttttaaaacaattcaagtattttattatttttagattattttcaatgttcAAATGatctgattaattataaattaatttatcaaaatattctactctttaaaaaaaaatgtcatattaatatatctttcattttcataattttatatttaaaaataagaaatatacttGTTGctgaaattataacaaaaaagaacaaaCTAAAGGGAAAAActagtataattataatgttgatTCAGTGATTCATGATGATACTACCAGGAACCTATAATTATTGACCTTCTTCACTTCAGAGCACGTCTGACCTTGCTTCTTGTTCCACTTCGAAcattttactatttaaatgAGTAATATTGCGACAcgctttttatacataaatgaaGACATAATTATGATCGGAAGTAATTTACACTAAATTACTtggcaatatattttatactgttTTATTATCACGGAAAGGATTGCTCCTTTGTTTGTCGcatattattttcgttccGAAAGAATGTACGAGTTAATGCGCTTCTCTAAAATGTGCTGCAGGATATTCTCGTTGTATATAAGAGAAACTTATtgagtgaaaattttattattccaagtGCTTTGAgttagaatattttgatattcgaccatgttttatatattatgcgcGATTTTGTTTGTGGgtattttgagaaattgtaTTCTGGCACAAGATACGATTACTTTTGACAGTAAAACTACAACTATGTCGTCAAGTAtgcaaagaatttaaaaaaaattaacaaattgaaatttttttattatataaaatcatttagatGATTGAACATTGaacatttttctaaaacttcaatttttctaagttattaaaattaaattatattatattattatactattattctatgaatttttaagataaattttaaatttattttaaatttaattttgaaatttattataaaataaaaagaatttatatttttagttaaataattttaattaaaatttttcaaaatagaatttattttttattataaaaattattatttaatataatatcttaattttgttgatttatcattttattatagatatattatatacataaaaaatataaaattaaatattttatcacaaattttttcatcttataTTTAAGATCAAAATACAGCATCGTGTTgcgttttaaagaataattgtcCATCTATCAATCCAGGAATCGATCTTCGAATTGTTAATacggtaaattatttattatttaatataatttatttaacattttgtgatatttattttttttaaataaatttttaggtaAATCCAaagttatgaatatttaaaaaaatatttttaattgtttaaggCTTCTAATTGTCCCGAAGGGCAAGTATATTGTTGTTCAACTAACTCGCAAAATTACTTCGACACTACTTGCGGTATCAGAAAAATCTCGCCATCTTCACATCCTCAAGGTCAAGCCAGTTATGGTGCATATCCTTGGCAAGCTGCACTTTTAACaactaacaataattatattggttCTGGTGTACTTATTACATCAAATCATGTACTAACTGTAGCTCACAAGGTAACATCTTACATGTAAgtgtaacatttaaatttttattttatttgaattttacaaaatttttttattatttttatatatctttatatcttatttaataagtagaatataacattttgattaaaaataatttatagaaatggtGGACTTAAAGTAAGATTAGGAGAATGGGATGGCCAGTCTACTAATGAACCTTATCCATATCaagattattcaattaaaaaaatatctatacatTCTGAATTCAATTCCCTTAATCTTCAAAATGATGTAGCAGTAATAACTTTGAATACTACTGTTCCAATTTCAAACAGTCCTAATATTAACACTGCATGTTTTCCTACAGCAATACCTGCAGCTAATACAaagtatgtaaaaaataatttaatattaatttttatttaattatttaatataactttatttaatataaattcatatttttcatttttttttcaagatgttGGGTGTCAGGCTGGGGAAAGAATGCATTTGGAACAAATGGCAAATACCAAAGTATAATGAAAGAAGTAGATGTACCTATTGTTGATCAATCAACTTGTGAAAATGATCTACGCAAAACTAGACTTGGACAATCCTTTATACTAAAtagaaatagttttatatgtGCAGGAGGGGAACAAGGAAAAGATGCATGCACAGTAAGtgattaaactattaaaacttaattttaacaaatatttcaaatatatttcataatttatattgttaaataaatattattttaaagttattttattattttaagttttctgaaaataatcttttttaatcaaaatttttttagggtGATGGAGGTTCACCATTAGTATGTCAAAATGGAAATGGACAATGGCAAGTGGTTGGAATGGTTACATGGGGTATTGGTTGTGCAACTAGTAATGTTCCTGGTGtatatgtaaatgtatataattatatttcatggattaaacaacaaataaattaaagtaaataactatatattgtataaactatataatatatatttttaattatatattaaaataactatataataattatatataaataactatatattatacacataataaatttaattaataatttatttataaaatattgaataatatatataatacataatatacctaatatacaattatacattCTATGAATTTGTAGATATACTTCCTCCTCACCGATTTTGATgacttttgaaatatattgtaaacatCATCttgaataactttttcttcGACACATAATCAACGGTTAGCTTTTaactttcgaattattcgaattattcacGCAAAAACCTTTgatactatattaaaatatattatatttgatactattattaaaatattattattgtaattattatatgtatatctataattgtatatttttcaataataaaaatttataataaaaaaaaaagttaaacaaaaaatgataagttttaaatcattttttactgaatttatgttatttaggttagattatataatagcaAGTTTATCAGaacaatcaaaatcaaaataaaaataatttattcatctaATTGAGTTTAGAAAttagaagatataattttttgtttatagtttataaaagaatgtataaataatacgatgaaaaattgaatattaacgaCACATGCTGTCATGGATGcacatatataatcaaaattcaataacaCAGTGGCAAATGTTTTTGTGTAtgtgcaaaaaatttataaatatttattgagttGTTAACATAccggataatatttaataagttagtttttttcgtaaaataaaatcaaattttacttgaatttataataattaaaaaaaatgagtaatttataaacgtataaaataatatcgctaaaaatgattcatatttttcaaccaGCAAAATTTTCGTACGTATCATCTCTAATACTATGCGTACTAT
It encodes the following:
- the LOC726277 gene encoding anaphase-promoting complex subunit CDC26, yielding MIRRSPTRIDLRLDDLQEYEAMRKALEAKKESERPPTFNPPSWGGKVPQSEIQERIGYMPQQNQPTHSRPNI
- the LOC409204 gene encoding phenoloxidase-activating factor 2 isoform X2 translates to MFYILCAILFVGILRNCILAQDTITFDSKTTTMSSRIDLRIVNTASNCPEGQVYCCSTNSQNYFDTTCGIRKISPSSHPQGQASYGAYPWQAALLTTNNNYIGSGVLITSNHVLTVAHKVTSYINGGLKVRLGEWDGQSTNEPYPYQDYSIKKISIHSEFNSLNLQNDVAVITLNTTVPISNSPNINTACFPTAIPAANTKCWVSGWGKNAFGTNGKYQSIMKEVDVPIVDQSTCENDLRKTRLGQSFILNRNSFICAGGEQGKDACTGDGGSPLVCQNGNGQWQVVGMVTWGIGCATSNVPGVYVNVYNYISWIKQQIN
- the LOC409204 gene encoding phenoloxidase-activating factor 2 isoform X1 gives rise to the protein MFYILCAILFVGILRNCILAQDTITFDSKTTTMSSNQNTASCCVLKNNCPSINPGIDLRIVNTASNCPEGQVYCCSTNSQNYFDTTCGIRKISPSSHPQGQASYGAYPWQAALLTTNNNYIGSGVLITSNHVLTVAHKVTSYINGGLKVRLGEWDGQSTNEPYPYQDYSIKKISIHSEFNSLNLQNDVAVITLNTTVPISNSPNINTACFPTAIPAANTKCWVSGWGKNAFGTNGKYQSIMKEVDVPIVDQSTCENDLRKTRLGQSFILNRNSFICAGGEQGKDACTGDGGSPLVCQNGNGQWQVVGMVTWGIGCATSNVPGVYVNVYNYISWIKQQIN
- the Ing3 gene encoding inhibitor of growth protein 3; this translates as MLYLEDYVEMIEHLPQELRDRFTEMREMDLGVQNSMDSLEKKVKIFFANAKKMKPSEKEAEYEAIRREYYKTLEDADEKVHLANQMYDLVDRYLRRLDQELHKFKMELEADNKGITEILEKRSLELDQPPTNSSQKENRYSFTTSSRSRDNHSHSRAEKRRDSNASSTSIEKRLAIEKISPSLPESRPASVNSGPIIAATSVPSTPTAIANSVGSVSYNLGHIGAGGNAIAAAASQAIAATQQMQHGRRTASLKASYEAINTGGIHAAEFSRELAGAAIAAIQETNKKHKKKVTTAVPSSSVVAASVQQPVSPPVITTNTQVVDSDNPDWTYDPNEPRYCICNQVSYGDMVACDNSDCPFEWFHYPCVGITAPPKGKWYCPQCTSSMKRRGGRKN
- the Ing3 gene encoding inhibitor of growth protein 3 isoform X1; amino-acid sequence: MREMDLGVQNSMDSLEKKVKIFFANAKKMKPSEKEAEYEAIRREYYKTLEDADEKVHLANQMYDLVDRYLRRLDQELHKFKMELEADNKGITEILEKRSLELDQPPTNSSQKENRYSFTTSSRSRDNHSHSRAEKRRDSNASSTSIEKRLAIEKISPSLPESRPASVNSGPIIAATSVPSTPTAIANSVGSVSYNLGHIGAGGNAIAAAASQAIAATQQMQHGRRTASLKASYEAINTGGIHAAEFSRELAGAAIAAIQETNKKHKKKVTTAVPSSSVVAASVQQPVSPPVITTNTQVVDSDNPDWTYDPNEPRYCICNQVSYGDMVACDNSDCPFEWFHYPCVGITAPPKGKWYCPQCTSSMKRRGGRKN